One genomic window of Solanum stenotomum isolate F172 chromosome 9, ASM1918654v1, whole genome shotgun sequence includes the following:
- the LOC125877891 gene encoding glycosyltransferase BC10-like, translating into MKTSQGWRLGMKEMQILSAPRQRAQLKKPTWIIVLVSLVSLFLICAYVYPPQGSGACYVFSLNGCKGLSDWLPPAPARELTDEELASHVVTNEILNTPPVVPENPKIAFMFLIPGALPFEKLWDRFFQGHEGKFSVYVHASKDKPVHFSRYFVNREIRSDKVVWGKISMVDAERRLLAYALKETDNQHFVLLSDSCIPLRDFDYVYNYLMYTNISFVDCFEDPGPHGSGRYSEHMLPEVEKKHFRKGAQWFTMKRQHALAVMADSLYYRKFKDYCRPNMEGNRNCYSDEHYLPTFFYMLDPTGISNWSVTHVDWSEGKWHPKSYVRKDITYELMRNITSISENVHVTSDARKEVQINPCLWNGNQRPCYLFARKFLPEALDSLLQLYPNYTSI; encoded by the exons ATGAAGACATCTCAGGGGTGGCGTTTAGGCATGAAGGAGATGCAAATATTGTCTGCACCTCGCCAGCGTGCTCAGTTAAAGAAACCGACATGGATAATCGTGTTGGTTTCTTTAGTTAGCTTGTTCCTAATTTGTGCTTACGTTTACCCCCCTCAAGGTTCTGGTGCTTGTTATGTATTCTCATTGAATGGTTGCAAGGGCCTTTCTGATTGGCTTCCACCTGCTCCTGCCAGAGAATTGACAGATGAAGAGCTTGCCTCCCATGTTGTAACTAATGAAATTCTGAACACACCCCCAGTTGTACCAGAGAACCCCAAAATAGCATTTATGTTCTTGATACCTGGTGCATTGCCATTTGAAAAACTCTGGGACAGATTTTTTCAg gGACATGAAGGAAAATTTTCTGTCTATGTACATGCATCCAAGGACAAACCTGTACATTTTAGCCGTTACTTCGTCAATCGGGAAATCCGTAGTGACAAG GTAGTGTGGGGAAAGATTTCTATGGTTGATGCAGAGAGACGTCTTTTAGCGTATGCGCTGAAAGAGACTGACAATCAGCATTTTGTATTACTTTCTGACAG TTGTATACCCCTGCGTGATTTTGACTACGTCTACAACTACCTGATGTATACAAATATCAGTTTTGTAGACTG CTTTGAGGATCCTGGTCCTCATGGGAGTGGAAGGTATTCTGAACATATGTTACCTGAAGTTGAAAAGAAGCATTTTCGAAAGGGTGCACAG TGGTTCACAATGAAACGACAGCACGCCCTTGCAGTTATGGCTGATAGTCTCTACTACAGAAAATTCAAGGACTACTGCAGG CCAAACATGGAGGGTAATCGGAACTGCTATTCTGATGAGCACTATCTACCAACCTTTTTCTAT ATGCTTGATCCAACTGGAATTTCGAATTGGTCAGTAACACATGTTGATTGGTCTGAAGGGAAATGGCACCCAAAATCATACGTGCGCAAAGATATTACATATGAGCTTATGAGAAACATAACA TCTATTTCAGAGAATGTCCATGTCACAAGCGATGCTAGG AAGGAAGTTCAAATTAATCCTTGTCTATGGAACGGAAATCAACGACCATGTTACTTGTTTGCAAGAAAATTCTTACCTGAAGCTCTAGATAGCTTGTTGCAGCTTTACCCCAATTATACATCGATTTAA